From the Sphingomonas phyllosphaerae 5.2 genome, one window contains:
- a CDS encoding GspH/FimT family pseudopilin, with translation MPISDPGSNADARAPCGARGFTLIELMVVITVIGLASAIAVLMMPDTRGRLMDEAARFAVRTRAAHDAAIVEARPVSLWVTPGGYGFDQWRGGAWTPMDGALRVERWKPGTAATGAARERLTFDTTGLADRAMTVTLTREGMRTDVVVDADGTVRVAG, from the coding sequence ATGCCGATATCGGATCCTGGCAGTAACGCGGATGCGCGCGCGCCCTGCGGCGCGCGCGGCTTCACGCTGATCGAGCTGATGGTGGTCATTACCGTCATCGGCCTGGCGTCGGCGATCGCGGTGCTGATGATGCCGGACACCCGTGGGCGTCTGATGGACGAGGCGGCGCGCTTCGCGGTGCGTACCCGCGCAGCACACGACGCCGCGATCGTCGAGGCACGTCCGGTAAGCCTGTGGGTGACACCGGGTGGCTATGGCTTCGACCAGTGGCGTGGCGGCGCGTGGACGCCGATGGACGGTGCGCTACGGGTCGAGCGCTGGAAGCCCGGCACAGCGGCGACCGGCGCCGCGCGCGAGCGACTGACCTTCGACACGACCGGGCTGGCCGACCGCGCGATGACCGTGACGCTGACACGCGAGGGAATGCGGACCGACGTGGTGGTCGATGCCGACGGAACGGTGCGTGTTGCAGGGTGA
- a CDS encoding GspE/PulE family protein, producing MGAVPAIAPVALPYAFARKFGVVLDGQGVALREGSDPRALIEVRRVLGRAFDVAVVPPAAFDRLLGENYAMDGQATAAAAVGMGDELDLLAEGLPTAEDLLDTADDAPAIRLINGIIADAARNGVSDIHIEPYETGLVVRMRIDGVLRETLRMPPHVAPVVVSRIKVMARLDIAERRVPQDGRMGLTLGGKLLDVRVSTLPSRAGERVVLRILDKENAGLNLDALGMSAPMHALLRDAIAEPNGIVLVTGPTGSGKTTTLYAALRLLNDGSRNILTVEDPVEYAVEGVGQTQVNAKVGLTFAAGLRAILRQDPDTVMIGEIRDRETAEIAVQASLTGHLVLSTVHTNDAVGAITRMRDMKVEPFLLASTLRAVIAQRLVRRLCKHCARPVQASGTVAPLLGIDPQATVYEAVGCEHCNRTGFRGRIGVYEAVRVDATVRRLINEGGDEDAIARHTFVNNDTLAIAARRLVESGQTTAEEAVRVSRSENADAAEVAIADAH from the coding sequence ATGGGGGCGGTGCCGGCGATCGCGCCGGTCGCGCTTCCCTATGCCTTTGCACGCAAGTTCGGCGTGGTGCTCGACGGGCAGGGCGTGGCGCTGCGCGAGGGCAGCGATCCGCGCGCGCTGATCGAGGTGCGTCGTGTGCTCGGCCGCGCGTTCGACGTCGCGGTCGTGCCGCCCGCTGCGTTCGACCGCTTGCTGGGCGAGAATTACGCCATGGACGGGCAGGCGACCGCCGCCGCCGCGGTCGGCATGGGCGACGAACTCGATCTGCTCGCCGAGGGGCTTCCGACCGCGGAGGATCTGCTCGACACCGCGGACGATGCGCCCGCGATTCGCCTGATCAACGGCATCATCGCCGATGCGGCGCGCAACGGCGTGTCGGATATCCATATCGAGCCGTACGAGACCGGCCTCGTCGTGCGGATGCGCATCGACGGCGTGCTGCGCGAGACGTTGCGGATGCCGCCGCACGTCGCGCCGGTGGTGGTCAGCCGGATCAAGGTGATGGCGCGGCTCGACATCGCCGAGCGGCGGGTGCCGCAGGACGGGCGCATGGGGCTGACGCTCGGCGGCAAATTGCTCGACGTGCGTGTCTCGACCCTGCCGAGCCGCGCGGGCGAACGGGTCGTGCTGCGTATTCTCGACAAGGAGAATGCGGGGCTGAACCTCGACGCGCTGGGGATGAGCGCGCCGATGCACGCGTTGCTGCGCGACGCGATCGCGGAGCCGAACGGGATCGTGCTCGTCACCGGCCCGACCGGCAGCGGCAAGACGACGACGCTCTATGCCGCGTTGCGCCTGCTGAACGACGGCAGCCGCAATATCCTGACGGTCGAGGATCCGGTCGAATATGCCGTCGAGGGCGTCGGGCAGACGCAGGTGAATGCCAAGGTTGGGCTGACCTTCGCGGCCGGGCTGCGCGCGATCCTGCGGCAGGATCCCGATACGGTGATGATCGGCGAGATCCGCGATCGCGAGACCGCGGAGATCGCGGTGCAGGCGTCGCTGACCGGTCACCTCGTGCTGTCGACCGTCCATACCAACGACGCGGTCGGCGCGATCACGCGGATGCGCGACATGAAGGTGGAGCCGTTCCTGCTCGCCTCGACGTTGCGGGCGGTGATCGCGCAGCGGCTGGTGCGTCGTCTGTGCAAACATTGCGCGCGCCCGGTGCAAGCTTCCGGGACGGTCGCGCCGTTGCTGGGCATCGACCCGCAAGCGACCGTGTACGAGGCGGTCGGCTGCGAACATTGCAACCGGACCGGCTTTCGTGGCCGGATCGGCGTCTATGAGGCGGTGCGCGTCGACGCCACGGTCCGCCGGCTCATCAACGAGGGTGGCGACGAAGATGCCATTGCGCGCCACACCTTCGTCAACAACGACACGCTCGCCATCGCCGCACGGCGGCTGGTAGAGAGCGGCCAGACGACCGCCGAGGAAGCCGTGCGCGTGTCGCGGAGCGAGAATGCCGATGCCGCCGAAGTGGCGATCGCCGATGCGCACTGA
- the gspK gene encoding type II secretion system minor pseudopilin GspK, giving the protein MRAGERGAALLTVLLLVAVIAVMAATALERLRLSTRLAANAVALDAARGYAYAAETLATRRVTTLMQQARDRVALTGGWSGRPFGLPIPGGTATARVTDGGNCFNLNGLVTFGFGDAYLVKTQALTRFQRLVRLLRVPGGDGIATATADWLDSDDDPLPGGAENEAYRGYRTGGTLMADVSELRAVKGVSPEAYKILRPWLCTLPVAQESVININTLLPEQAPLLAMLLPDTMGVAQAQAALLRRPPGGYVSKDQFWAQVASGGGTADVAATQQTGVTTKWFALRIDVVNGGAELHEEGLIDARTLPVRLATRQWGDVP; this is encoded by the coding sequence GTGCGGGCCGGCGAGCGCGGCGCGGCGCTGCTGACGGTGCTGTTGCTCGTCGCGGTGATCGCGGTGATGGCGGCGACCGCGCTGGAGCGGCTGCGGTTGTCGACCCGGCTGGCGGCCAACGCGGTCGCGCTGGATGCGGCGCGTGGCTATGCCTATGCAGCCGAGACGCTGGCGACGCGGCGCGTGACGACCCTGATGCAGCAGGCGCGCGACCGCGTGGCCCTGACCGGCGGATGGAGCGGGCGGCCGTTCGGCCTGCCGATCCCCGGCGGCACCGCGACTGCGCGCGTCACCGACGGCGGAAACTGCTTCAACCTCAACGGTCTGGTGACGTTCGGGTTCGGCGATGCCTATCTGGTCAAAACGCAGGCGCTGACGCGATTTCAACGGCTGGTCCGATTGCTTCGCGTGCCGGGCGGCGATGGGATCGCGACCGCCACGGCCGACTGGCTGGACAGCGACGACGATCCGCTGCCGGGCGGCGCCGAGAACGAGGCGTACCGGGGCTATCGAACGGGCGGTACGCTGATGGCCGACGTCAGCGAGTTGCGCGCGGTGAAGGGGGTGTCGCCCGAGGCGTACAAGATCCTGCGCCCGTGGCTGTGTACCTTGCCGGTAGCGCAGGAATCGGTGATCAACATCAACACGCTGCTACCGGAGCAGGCGCCGCTGCTCGCGATGCTCCTGCCCGACACGATGGGGGTCGCGCAGGCGCAGGCGGCACTGCTGCGGCGACCGCCGGGCGGCTATGTCAGCAAGGACCAGTTCTGGGCGCAGGTAGCGAGTGGCGGGGGTACGGCCGACGTCGCCGCGACCCAGCAGACCGGCGTGACGACGAAATGGTTCGCGCTCCGCATCGACGTCGTCAACGGCGGCGCGGAATTGCATGAGGAAGGGCTGATCGACGCGCGGACCCTTCCCGTCCGGCTCGCGACGCGGCAATGGGGGGATGTACCATGA
- the gspF gene encoding type II secretion system inner membrane protein GspF — MADFDYLAIDTRGNETRGHVSAIDLETARKALDRKRLYVVRIEPGATPQARSRPLFGLELGRAKMSGKQLTLFTRQLATLNRVSPLEESLRTITRQTEQESVRAIVQTVHTAVVEGRRLADAMAREPKSFPPLYRAMVAAGESSGTLPQIMERLSTLLERQAEIRGKLLTAMAYPSVLAIVALGVVLALMTFVVPQVVEQFDTVGQELPLLTRLVIGLSDILVGWWWLMLLMLVALGFGAWALLRQPPVRLAFDTWLLRVPLLGRLLRDLHAARMARTLSTMVASRLPLLEGLSLTGGTIHNRRLKAASDEITESIRGGGSLSAAMRRAGVFPPLLVYLAASGEAAGRLDEMLERAADYLEREFDRFTATAMSLLEPFIIVIMGAIVATIVLSILLPILQLNTLAGQ, encoded by the coding sequence ATGGCTGACTTCGACTATCTCGCGATCGATACGCGCGGGAACGAGACGCGCGGGCATGTCAGCGCCATCGATCTGGAGACGGCGCGCAAGGCGCTGGATCGCAAGCGATTGTACGTCGTGCGGATCGAGCCGGGCGCGACGCCGCAGGCGCGGAGCCGGCCGTTGTTCGGTCTGGAGCTGGGGCGTGCGAAGATGTCCGGCAAGCAGCTGACGCTCTTTACGCGACAGCTGGCGACGCTCAACCGCGTCTCGCCGCTGGAGGAATCGCTGCGCACGATCACCCGGCAGACCGAGCAGGAAAGCGTGCGCGCGATCGTGCAGACGGTGCATACCGCGGTGGTCGAGGGGCGGCGGCTGGCCGATGCGATGGCGCGCGAGCCAAAGAGCTTTCCGCCGCTCTACCGCGCGATGGTGGCCGCAGGCGAGAGTTCGGGAACGCTGCCGCAGATCATGGAAAGGCTCTCCACGCTGCTGGAACGGCAGGCGGAGATCCGCGGCAAGCTGCTGACCGCCATGGCCTATCCGTCGGTGCTGGCGATCGTCGCGCTCGGCGTCGTGCTGGCGCTGATGACCTTCGTCGTGCCGCAGGTGGTGGAGCAGTTCGACACGGTCGGTCAGGAACTGCCGCTGCTCACCCGGCTGGTCATCGGCCTGTCCGACATCCTCGTCGGCTGGTGGTGGCTGATGCTGCTGATGCTGGTCGCACTGGGTTTCGGGGCGTGGGCGTTGCTCAGGCAACCGCCCGTGCGGCTGGCGTTCGACACGTGGTTGCTGCGCGTCCCCCTTCTCGGGCGATTGCTGCGCGACCTGCACGCCGCGCGGATGGCGCGTACGTTGTCGACGATGGTGGCGAGCCGGCTGCCGCTCCTGGAGGGCCTGAGCCTGACCGGCGGCACCATCCACAACCGCCGTTTGAAGGCGGCGTCGGACGAGATCACCGAATCGATCCGCGGCGGCGGCAGCCTGTCGGCAGCGATGCGGCGCGCCGGGGTTTTCCCGCCGCTGCTGGTCTACCTGGCGGCAAGCGGCGAGGCGGCGGGGCGGCTGGACGAGATGCTTGAACGCGCGGCGGATTATCTGGAGCGCGAGTTCGACCGCTTCACCGCTACCGCCATGTCGCTGCTGGAGCCGTTCATCATCGTCATCATGGGCGCGATCGTGGCGACGATCGTGCTATCGATCCTGCTCCCGATCCTCCAATTGAACACGCTGGCCGGACAATGA
- the gspG gene encoding type II secretion system major pseudopilin GspG, with the protein MSTQKKTRKRRNGFTPRRRSAENGFTLVELMVVIVIIGLLATIVALNVLPSGDTARIQKAKADIATIEQGLELYRLQMGGYPTTTQGLQALVTPPAGADAARYQAGGYIKRLPQDPWSRPYLYASPGQHGAADIWTLGADGKDGGQGIDADIGSWQ; encoded by the coding sequence ATGTCGACGCAAAAGAAGACCCGGAAAAGGCGCAATGGCTTCACGCCCCGGCGGCGCTCCGCCGAAAACGGCTTCACACTGGTGGAGCTGATGGTGGTGATCGTCATCATCGGCCTGCTCGCGACGATCGTCGCGCTCAACGTGCTGCCGTCGGGCGACACCGCACGCATCCAGAAGGCGAAGGCCGATATCGCGACCATCGAGCAGGGTCTCGAACTCTATCGCCTGCAGATGGGCGGCTATCCGACCACGACGCAGGGGCTGCAGGCGCTGGTGACCCCGCCGGCGGGCGCGGATGCGGCGCGCTATCAGGCGGGCGGTTACATCAAGCGGTTACCGCAGGATCCCTGGAGCCGGCCGTATCTCTATGCCTCGCCGGGGCAGCATGGCGCCGCTGACATCTGGACGCTGGGTGCCGACGGCAAGGACGGCGGACAGGGGATCGATGCCGATATCGGATCCTGGCAGTAA
- a CDS encoding type II secretion system protein N — MRLKFDARARAILRRLPVVNIYSAAELALIAALAVQCARLAWVVLTPVSPLGAWMPAGPTVPADAAGVLAGFDPFYRVSGAQAQGPAVVTSLQMTLYGTRMDDAQARGAAIIAGPDGVQKSVAVGEEVAPGVVLKSVAFDHVTLERGGRSEDLFLDQSGSGTGSVAGPEGASAASPAAPSLTAPSISPPGTAPPETMAGGPLAANSPKVSPQQLRSEISAIPRIESGKMNGVTVRGQGGAAFRAAGLRDGDVITSVAGREISSPADLEMLTRARASGGTLSLTVERGGQPLPLTIPVAR, encoded by the coding sequence ATGCGTTTGAAGTTCGATGCCCGCGCGCGGGCGATCCTGCGGCGGCTGCCCGTGGTGAATATCTATTCGGCGGCCGAGCTGGCACTGATCGCCGCGCTGGCGGTGCAATGCGCACGGCTCGCGTGGGTGGTGCTGACCCCCGTCTCGCCGCTCGGCGCGTGGATGCCGGCTGGCCCGACCGTTCCCGCCGACGCCGCCGGCGTGCTCGCCGGGTTCGATCCCTTCTACCGCGTCAGCGGCGCGCAGGCGCAGGGGCCGGCAGTGGTCACCTCGCTGCAAATGACGCTCTACGGCACCCGCATGGACGATGCGCAGGCGCGCGGCGCGGCGATCATCGCGGGGCCGGACGGCGTTCAGAAAAGCGTTGCGGTGGGCGAGGAGGTCGCGCCCGGCGTGGTCCTGAAGTCGGTCGCGTTCGACCACGTCACGCTGGAGCGCGGCGGGCGGAGCGAGGACCTGTTCCTCGACCAGTCCGGCAGCGGCACGGGCTCGGTGGCCGGACCGGAAGGCGCATCGGCGGCATCGCCCGCCGCCCCATCGCTCACGGCTCCGTCGATCTCGCCGCCGGGCACGGCACCGCCGGAGACGATGGCCGGCGGCCCGCTGGCAGCAAACAGTCCCAAGGTGTCGCCGCAGCAACTCCGCTCCGAGATCAGCGCGATCCCGCGGATCGAGTCCGGCAAGATGAACGGCGTCACGGTGCGCGGGCAGGGTGGCGCGGCGTTCCGCGCCGCCGGCCTGCGCGACGGCGACGTCATCACCTCGGTCGCCGGGCGCGAGATCTCCAGCCCCGCCGACCTGGAGATGCTCACGCGTGCCCGCGCGTCGGGCGGCACCCTTTCCCTCACGGTCGAGCGCGGCGGGCAACCGCTGCCGCTCACCATTCCGGTAGCACGATGA
- the gspJ gene encoding type II secretion system minor pseudopilin GspJ, translating into MTRRLPPSQTGFTLVEVMISLMIFGMIAAAGVGLLAFSVRAQQATGVALDDNAALNRLVSILTADLAQAQDRPTRDQRGILLPAFSGDRGAQPIMRFVRGGWANPDQAPRATLQKVEYRLTADGIERVGYAALDGSAPLPAALLLDRVQEVRERFRYAGAWSDTWQGDQRAALPQAMELTIVRAGGQTYRLLFLVGTGAPRAPDASGSPGSPSGLQPGAGTGAPGTIDAPR; encoded by the coding sequence ATGACGCGCCGCCTGCCACCCTCTCAGACCGGGTTCACGCTGGTCGAGGTGATGATCTCGCTGATGATTTTCGGAATGATCGCCGCCGCCGGGGTCGGCTTGCTCGCGTTCAGCGTCCGTGCGCAGCAGGCGACCGGCGTGGCGCTGGACGACAATGCCGCGCTCAACCGCTTGGTGTCGATCCTGACCGCTGACCTGGCGCAGGCGCAGGACCGGCCGACGCGCGACCAGCGCGGTATCCTGCTGCCCGCCTTCTCGGGCGACCGCGGCGCGCAGCCGATCATGCGCTTCGTACGCGGCGGCTGGGCGAACCCCGACCAGGCACCGCGCGCGACGTTGCAGAAGGTGGAATATCGCCTGACCGCCGACGGGATCGAGCGCGTCGGTTACGCCGCGCTGGACGGATCGGCGCCGCTGCCGGCCGCGCTGCTGCTCGATCGCGTGCAGGAAGTGCGCGAGCGCTTTCGCTACGCCGGCGCGTGGAGCGATACATGGCAGGGCGACCAGCGCGCGGCCTTGCCGCAGGCGATGGAGCTGACGATCGTGCGCGCGGGCGGCCAAACCTACCGGCTGCTGTTCCTGGTCGGCACCGGCGCACCGCGAGCGCCCGACGCCAGCGGATCGCCCGGTTCCCCGTCCGGTCTCCAGCCTGGCGCCGGGACGGGCGCGCCGGGGACGATCGATGCGCCGCGCTGA
- the gspI gene encoding type II secretion system minor pseudopilin GspI has protein sequence MPTERCVLQGEAQSARACAPALQGVRGRAREPDAVVPEGVDGAALPSAGTVEAGSRRGGEPGIDRRRSSSWDRPNSQPFAVNVSQHAPGTTAGDHRGTHDAGGSSVMRLAGEVRGAGDVDVAPDGRGSGTRGFTLIEIMVALVVLSLAALALIRLEGQTIRSTGVVSSTLLAQIVARNVAIEAVTDPQPPVRGRATGIEQAGGRSWTWARDVQPLGDGDVQRIDVAVSESDSGGAVLGRATMVRPPPAPIQTQVGQPLSRQPDGSLQGSGQTGQGS, from the coding sequence ATGCCGACGGAACGGTGCGTGTTGCAGGGTGAGGCGCAATCGGCGCGGGCGTGCGCGCCGGCGCTGCAGGGCGTGCGAGGACGTGCGCGAGAACCGGATGCGGTGGTGCCGGAAGGCGTTGACGGAGCGGCGTTGCCGTCGGCCGGAACGGTCGAGGCCGGTTCCCGCCGGGGTGGCGAGCCCGGGATCGATCGTCGCCGTTCGTCTTCTTGGGATCGACCGAACTCGCAGCCATTTGCCGTGAACGTGTCGCAGCACGCGCCCGGCACCACAGCCGGCGACCACCGCGGCACGCATGATGCGGGCGGTTCGAGCGTGATGCGCCTTGCGGGCGAGGTACGAGGCGCGGGCGATGTCGACGTCGCGCCGGACGGCCGCGGATCGGGCACGCGCGGGTTCACGCTGATCGAGATCATGGTGGCGCTGGTGGTGCTCAGCCTCGCCGCGCTCGCTCTGATCCGGCTGGAGGGGCAGACGATCCGCTCGACGGGGGTCGTATCCTCGACGCTGCTGGCGCAGATCGTCGCGCGCAACGTCGCGATCGAGGCGGTGACCGACCCGCAGCCGCCGGTGCGCGGGCGGGCGACGGGAATCGAGCAGGCCGGCGGGCGCAGCTGGACATGGGCGCGCGACGTACAGCCGCTGGGCGACGGCGACGTCCAGCGGATCGACGTCGCCGTCAGTGAAAGCGACAGCGGCGGCGCGGTGCTGGGACGGGCGACGATGGTGCGGCCGCCTCCCGCGCCCATCCAGACGCAGGTCGGTCAGCCGCTGAGCAGGCAGCCAGACGGAAGCCTGCAGGGTTCCGGTCAGACCGGGCAGGGATCATGA
- a CDS encoding prolyl hydroxylase family protein, with amino-acid sequence MVTDPIAARLAALPGIQRLPSPKLTLFIKRDFLDGAACARLIELIDDGRRPSTIADPNGDTAFRTSETCDLPAGEPVVAALDAALAAATGLDPRHGEPVQGQRYAVGQEFKAHTDYFEPNGADFARYCGLAGNRTWTAMIYLNAPEAGGATRFKAVDKTIQPERGKLVCWNNRRADGALNPATIHHGMKVRAGTKYIVTKWYRERPWG; translated from the coding sequence ATGGTCACCGATCCGATCGCCGCCCGTCTCGCCGCGCTGCCGGGTATCCAGCGCTTGCCGAGCCCTAAGCTCACCCTGTTCATCAAGCGCGATTTCCTGGACGGCGCCGCCTGTGCCCGGCTGATCGAGTTGATCGACGACGGGCGCCGACCTTCCACGATCGCCGACCCGAACGGCGACACGGCGTTCCGCACGAGCGAGACGTGCGACCTGCCCGCGGGCGAGCCGGTGGTGGCTGCGCTGGACGCCGCGCTGGCGGCGGCGACTGGGCTCGACCCGCGACACGGCGAGCCCGTGCAGGGACAGCGTTACGCCGTGGGTCAGGAGTTCAAGGCGCATACCGATTATTTCGAGCCGAACGGCGCCGACTTCGCGCGCTATTGCGGACTCGCCGGCAACCGCACCTGGACGGCGATGATCTATCTGAACGCGCCCGAGGCGGGCGGCGCGACCCGCTTCAAGGCCGTCGACAAGACGATCCAGCCGGAGCGTGGCAAGCTGGTGTGCTGGAACAATCGGCGCGCGGACGGCGCGCTGAACCCGGCGACGATTCACCACGGCATGAAGGTGCGCGCGGGCACGAAATACATCGTCACCAAATGGTACCGCGAGCGCCCCTGGGGCTGA
- the gspD gene encoding type II secretion system secretin GspD: MNRTATLLSPLAILAAVQPAAAQTTLNVRDADIRAFIADAAKVTGRTFIIDNRVQGKVTVVTDRPLSRTEYLEVFLSTLRANALIAVPTANGAFRVQPIDNAASQPGRIGLAGSQRNQLVTEIIRLRSVDAAQAVDTVRPLVSAQGSVTANRGGNSLVVVDFGDNVRRVREVVRRIDADTSATRIIALKNARATEVATALTGLLGGGAQGGAAAATGGASAVAIESSNAVALRGDPQTVARLANLARELDQSARNATEIRVVFLENADANQLLPVLQQLVGQAPDAIQEQGLSRTGLSTSSTGSTGVGATPQPATRNQSQQNTTQQSGSQPQQAAIRGEGARTAAVVTRYAGANAIVVAAPADVQRQLADVITKLDQRRQQVLVEAIVAEVSDSTVNRLGAQFLLGNVDGGAFAASTFSNSAPNILQIAGAVGAQRLGSTRTVVIAPDGTRTETNTNNSASNQLTQSAISSIIGSQGGFGGFGGQIGSTIFGAIINAVKSDTQSNLLQVPQIMTLDNQEAHTLVGQEIPITTGEALSNNFDNAFRTTQRQNVGIGLDVRPQVNSSGTIKMNLHLEVSSIAGPVSSNNSDLILNKREVETVLTVDDGAIGVIGGLLSDEERRTIEKIPFLGDIPVLGNLFKSRAKTRAKSNLMIFIRPTVIRSAEENRRVTERRYGYLRLQQGLQDPTAEPSIDELVRDYMGASPPLPPAGEPGSLEDPRVGVPVYRNSTSVITGGKKPR, from the coding sequence ATGAACCGTACCGCCACGCTCCTGTCCCCGCTCGCCATTCTCGCCGCCGTACAGCCGGCGGCGGCGCAGACCACGCTCAACGTCCGCGACGCCGATATCCGCGCCTTCATCGCCGATGCCGCGAAGGTCACCGGGCGCACCTTCATCATCGACAATCGCGTGCAGGGGAAGGTGACCGTCGTCACCGACCGGCCGCTGTCGCGAACCGAATATCTGGAGGTCTTCCTCTCCACACTGCGCGCCAATGCGTTGATCGCGGTGCCGACCGCCAACGGGGCGTTCCGCGTCCAGCCGATCGACAATGCCGCCAGCCAGCCGGGGCGGATCGGCCTCGCCGGATCGCAGCGTAACCAGCTGGTGACGGAGATCATCCGCTTGCGCTCCGTCGACGCTGCGCAGGCGGTCGATACGGTGCGCCCGCTGGTCAGCGCGCAGGGGTCGGTCACTGCCAATCGCGGCGGCAACAGCCTGGTGGTGGTCGATTTCGGCGACAATGTGCGCCGCGTCCGCGAAGTGGTTCGCCGTATCGACGCGGACACGTCGGCGACGCGGATCATCGCGCTGAAGAACGCGCGTGCGACGGAGGTGGCGACGGCGCTCACCGGGTTGCTCGGCGGCGGCGCGCAGGGCGGCGCGGCGGCGGCGACCGGCGGTGCTTCGGCGGTCGCGATCGAGAGCAGCAATGCCGTGGCGTTGCGCGGCGATCCGCAGACGGTCGCGCGCCTGGCGAATCTGGCGCGCGAACTCGATCAGAGTGCACGCAACGCCACCGAAATCCGCGTCGTGTTCCTGGAGAATGCCGACGCCAACCAGTTGCTGCCCGTGCTCCAGCAACTCGTCGGCCAGGCGCCCGATGCGATCCAGGAACAGGGGCTGAGTCGCACCGGGCTGAGCACCAGCAGCACCGGGTCGACCGGCGTCGGCGCGACGCCGCAGCCCGCGACCCGCAACCAGTCGCAGCAGAACACGACGCAACAGTCCGGCAGCCAGCCGCAGCAGGCGGCGATCCGCGGCGAGGGCGCGCGCACTGCGGCGGTCGTCACCCGCTATGCCGGGGCCAATGCGATCGTCGTCGCTGCGCCGGCCGACGTGCAGCGCCAGCTTGCCGACGTGATCACGAAGCTGGATCAACGCCGGCAGCAGGTGCTGGTCGAGGCGATCGTCGCCGAGGTGTCGGACAGCACCGTGAACCGGCTCGGCGCGCAATTCCTGCTCGGCAATGTCGACGGCGGCGCCTTCGCGGCGTCGACGTTCAGCAATTCGGCGCCGAACATCCTCCAGATCGCGGGTGCGGTCGGCGCGCAGCGGCTCGGCTCGACGCGGACGGTGGTGATCGCCCCCGATGGCACGCGGACCGAGACGAACACCAACAACAGCGCGTCGAACCAGCTGACGCAATCCGCGATCAGCTCGATCATCGGGTCGCAGGGCGGCTTCGGCGGCTTCGGCGGGCAGATCGGCAGCACGATCTTCGGCGCGATCATCAATGCGGTGAAAAGCGATACGCAGTCGAACCTGTTGCAGGTGCCGCAGATCATGACGCTGGATAACCAGGAAGCGCACACCCTGGTCGGGCAGGAAATCCCGATCACCACCGGCGAGGCGCTGTCGAACAATTTCGACAATGCCTTCCGCACGACGCAGCGCCAGAACGTCGGCATCGGGCTCGACGTGCGGCCGCAGGTCAATTCGTCGGGCACGATCAAGATGAACCTCCACCTGGAGGTCAGCTCGATCGCCGGCCCGGTCAGCAGCAACAATTCCGACCTCATTCTCAACAAGCGCGAGGTCGAGACGGTGCTGACCGTCGACGACGGCGCGATCGGCGTGATCGGCGGGTTGCTGTCCGACGAGGAGCGGCGCACGATCGAGAAGATCCCGTTCCTCGGCGACATTCCGGTGCTGGGCAATCTGTTCAAGAGCCGCGCCAAGACGCGCGCCAAGTCGAACCTGATGATCTTCATCCGCCCGACCGTGATTCGCTCGGCGGAGGAAAACCGCCGGGTGACGGAGCGGCGCTACGGCTACCTGCGGCTCCAGCAAGGCTTGCAGGACCCTACGGCCGAGCCGTCGATCGACGAGCTGGTCCGCGATTACATGGGCGCCTCGCCGCCGCTGCCGCCCGCGGGCGAGCCGGGCAGCCTCGAGGATCCGCGCGTCGGCGTGCCGGTGTACCGTAATTCCACCAGCGTCATCACCGGGGGTAAGAAGCCGCGATGA